A stretch of DNA from Triticum dicoccoides isolate Atlit2015 ecotype Zavitan chromosome 2A, WEW_v2.0, whole genome shotgun sequence:
ATTTGCTCCTTGTCTGCACACTTCTGAAGTTCTAAGAGATGGAGTGCCTGATAGTAGCAAACAAATGGTTCACGGGGATGATATTTTCCACTTAGTCGTGCATTATTCTTCCCTTGATTGCAGCGTAAAGGCAAACAAAATGACAAATCCAAAGCTAAGCATACATGGTGGGGAGAACGGCATTGCATCACAGCAGCAATATACTGGAATAAGATTCCATATGGACTAGTTTTCTTTACACCAGGAGGTGTTAGCCACCCATGAAGGTTCAGTCAGCCGTTTGAGTTGGAAGATAGAGGTTCCCAGGGCAAAAACTGGACATTCAACGTGAAATTTAAACGCGTTTCTTTCTAGACAAATTAGCACTAACAATTCGAATATGTTGGGAGACTGATTTTCATCACAGTTGAATGTTTCGTTCTTAGGAAGCCTTGCGATCTTCAGTTCACAGAAAAACAGAGAGGGGCCTCTGCACATGTATTTTCTGCAATCGAGTGTTTGCTAATTTGGTCTGGCGTGCCATTTTCAAAGCAGTGTGGACTCGTGTGGTAGTGTGTCTTATCCATAGGAGACACAGGTTGATATATAATTCAACAAGGTATCCACCGTAGGCAGACACTAGACAGAGGAGGGCAGAGGAATCACTGGTAGTGGTCCATCGAAGCTAGTTAGTAGCATGCACGTCAGCAATACAGTAGTACCCAAGAAAAAAAGACCCGCACGAACGCTGCACCAAGAAGACACCAACGTGTGTGGGGGGGTCTATGTCGCCCGCCCTCGCAATCTTTCCGATTGTTTGCCGGCGACAATGATCCCTCCCTCCCTTGTCATGGTCTTGCAAACGATGCTCAGTCTAGCTACAAGCAAACACTATTTTCAAGCTGTAACCGTCGGTGGTTCACATGCATTTATGGGTACCTTTCTTGCCCGTCGACACGAGAAATAAGATGGGGAACAGGCAGTGGCGTTCAACAGTGTGGGTGAGGGAGAGAGATGTAGCTGGAGTATGTAAGGAGATGAAGCAATCATCCATCAGAAACGTACCGCAACAAACAGCACATATGAAGAACAATAATCAGTGGGAAGAACAGTTCGATGTCTATTTCGACTTGCCAAGGAAGAAGGGCTCATCTCAAGGAATGCAAGCTAGCTAGGGGGCGCGGCGCGAAAGATAGAAAGAAGCTGAGGAGCGAAGCTGATCTTGGCCTGCTGTTGCTCCCTCCAACACCACCCACCACCATTCCACCGTGGTGCCGCTGGCAGAGGATGGCATGTTGGGATGGCAGTGCAGCGCAGTGCCACCGAGGTCACACATGGTGGTGCACTGGTGCTTGCAACAGTAGTAGTAGCAGAGGGGATAGATAGCCCAGAGGCCAGAGCACATTCCAGCCCCCAAAATAGGCAGACAGAGAAGTGGACGACCCACCGATGCATGCCAGATTAGCCCAAATCAAACTATATCTAATTAAACACATATTGCCCCTGTTGAGAGCTCAAAAGGAAAGTTCAGTTGAGGTAGCATGTATATGGAGAACATAAATTTCCCAGCTCAAAAAAAAAAACCAATAAATTTCCAGGACATGGATGGATGTATATAACCCATTTATTTACTAAGAAAAAAAACTCACATTTTCCATGTTTTGAGAAGTTAGGAAGAAAATCATAGATGCACACAATAGTAGAGCACTAGAAACTTAGAAAAGGAATCGCATTCTCTAAGTTTTGAAAAGTTAAAAAAAACATACATGTAAATAATACTAGAAATTTGTGCCTATAAATTTTGGTAAAAAAATATGATCATTTGTGAACTGTGTGAAACAAAAAAAAACTCCTAACACAAAAAGGCTACTTCATTTGTTGTGAAGAGTTTTTTTTGCAGGTCGTAGGTATGCGAAACTATAAAAAATTCCAACACAAAAGGCTTTTTTTTTTGCAGGCCATAGGTGGCCTTTGTTTTACAAAAAAAAAATGCAAAGACAAGTTTCTATCCATACTCTGCAAGTATGCACTTCTTCACAATTTTTCAGAAGTTGAAAAACgtcattttttaaaattcatatGTGCACCCATGCAAAGAGTAGCATTTTCCCATGCAAATTTAGCTTATTATCATCATGTTATCTGACCCAGGGATGTACTGTAGTTGGTAGCTTTAATTCAGGCTCACAAGAGTCTTTGATCTGTCTATCTATGTAGAAGAAAACAAACCATGGGAATGTAGAACTCCTAGCCAAGTGCTCCTAACGCAAGAATACGAAGATGAAACATGTGCGGAGCTGAGCTGATAGTGCAAGGACACTCGTACTAGCGTTGGAGATCCTGTCGATCCTGTCGACTTGTTCCCTTGTCACAGAGAATGGAATGCAGATGCAGAACTGCGTCATCAGGTCGTCACCCGAGCGGACGGCCCCGCAGATCGAAGCTCCCTTTGTATGATCCGTGGGCTCCCCTCTCCGGGGATTTTTAGGTACCCCCACCTCTACGTGTGCTGCTGCCGCCATGCCACCACCAGCACCACGCCACCACTTCATCTGCTAGCTAGCTCAAGTGGTGCATGGACTTTGCCCAGTCTTACATGGACATGGCCTGCCATAAAGAGACACGGCATGCACAAAAACTGTTCCTAAAGAGAATGGCTAGATAGAGAGCAAGAAAAGGCAGGATAAAAGTGCAACGAGTAGTGTGTGCATGCATGAGTGTGTGCACCATGGAATGATTGACTATCATCTCTACCCTTTTCTCCTCCTTTTATATGAGGCCACAGATTGAGCTGTTAGGATACTAGTTACCTGGAAGATTCTGATCATCAGGAGGGTTGTTGAGCTTGTATGTTGTAGACCTGCACCTGCATGCACCAAGATAAGCATCTCACCAAATATTAGGGACTGGTAGTGGTTAGCAACTTAGCATATCATCTCAAGAGATTAACATCTTATCCACACTGCATCAACACAAACTATTCCTTCTCTGTCAGCTGACACATAAGCCACACTCTTGCATAGTCAGATGTGTCTCTTACCGATTGGGCTACAGCTTACTTAGCAGGGTGGTATTTTACCCAAATACTCAACAGCGTAGCGTCGCCGTCATAGATAGTGCCATGGATCATTGTCATAACAGTGATGTCTGCCAAATTATTTCTGTCTCTTGCAAACCGAGCTAGCACAAGTAACTTGAAATGATTGATGTGTTTCTTTTCTGATGAAGCAGTTCGCAAACATGAGCACAAAATAGATGGGCGAAAAGGATGCAGTGCAGGAGGAGCTTGAGTGGCTTCATCTCCAAGTGATGCGCTTTGTACTTTGCCACAACTCCACTGAACTCCCTGCTGCAACTTGCTGGCCTGGGGGATTATTATGACGATGGTCAAGATGTATGTATAAAGGAGCATGGTTGGACAAGGCTGACGATTGCATGACATGAGGAGGAGGAATGCACCCATGCCAGACAAAATTTATACAGGTGAAGGCACTCACAAGACCCACTCCGCTATTGGGGACGCAGGACGCTTCCTAGCCCATCTTGTGCTGGTAATTTCAGAACACGATTGATGGTGCATGCCCAGTTGTGTTGGACCTGACCTTTGCTTCACATATCACCCAGTGAGAAGTTAAGCTGTCGTGATATGGGCAAAGAAATATAGGCAAGTCTAGGTCTCTAGGATAGCCTTTACACACCCAAACAAACGATCTAACAAATCAAACTCAAAAACTTTTTCCTTAATTGTTCTAACACAAGTTAGGGGGTTCTTTTCATAACTAGTAGTTCACTTCAGGTAAAACACCTGCAGTGACATGAACCGACACGAGTAATGTTTGCTATACTAACTATTAAAACCTGAAGAATATGAAACGTCTGGTATTGCCTTCGAAAATAGAAGTAACAAACAAAATTATCTTGTGTTTACAATTATTtgaaaatatccctgaaatattgggGCTGGGGAATATAGTACGCACTTCGGCTATAAAGATCACAAGCATGCATATCAGCAGTCAAAACCAAATCAAATTACTATTTGTTGGTCCAAACAAATTCAAGGTGCTATTTGATGCATGATTGCTTGATATCTACACGATATCCAACACACGTCAAATAAGAGAGAAAGTCAAAACTTCGGTCTAATCAGCACAATAATTTAATGGCAAGAGATGGGGTTTCGCTTACTTCTGGTATCAGATAATTGTTGATTCTGTCGTCCCACCTAGCTCGTCATTCACTTCTCCTGATCTCAGATATGGATGGGCATATGTGAGGTTTGAGAAAACTCCGTTCACATGATATTACGCTATATTGACAGTTCTCTTGGGCAGACATGGTATTTTGAAGTGTACCTAAAGTAGCACACAAGCATCATGTTAGATTATGATGCAAGAGTCTGCTACTGAAACTTTGGATGGATGAGATGGTTATGCAATGTAAGATATCCAAGCGGAGTCAACGAAGATCAAATACATCCGCAAAAGGCTATCCTAAATTCCTAATTAAGGACACCCAGACCAGCATCATTGCTAGGCAAGAAACTGTATGTCTTGATCTCCGGCTTTGTTATAAAATATGTAGAGCATGATGAggcaccatgcatgcatgcattgatgGACTCTGTTAGTTAGTAACGATTCATCTAAGAAGTAGAGAAATTTGCAGTAACTCTGAACATCAAATATATAGGAGATACTCCTCTGTCCAAATCCAACATTAGTGTTTGCATAGCATCATTAGCTCCCTCCATATAAAAAATGGTGAGGACAAGGAAGCATGGCACTTAAGTTGGCAGGCTTCTCAAAGCAACCATGCTGCAGCCGCCCTCAAAACCTTTCAACACTCCTTGAATTGcacgtctctccctctccctccctttcTCTACATACAAATACACACACGCATACAACCCCTATAAATACTACTAAGAAACCACGTGAAGCAAGCACCCGTGCTCTCGTCTTCCTTCCTCACAGCCTTCCATCTTCCTCTACTCTATCTACTCCAGCATATATGGGTGGATCTACTAACCTTCCTCCTGGTTTCCACTTCTTCCCCTCCGACGAAGAACTCGTCATCCATTTCCTCCGGCGCAAGGCGGCTCTCCTCCCATGCCGACCTGACATCGTCCCTACACTGCCTCAGAATCGCTACGATCCATGGGAGCTGAATGGTATGTACCTAATACTTTCTTTCACAAACCTTTGTGCATATCACAAGTAATGTCTAGTCCTGATTCTGACAACTCTTTCAAGGCAAAGCACTTCAAGCAGGGAACCAGTGGTACTTCTTTAGCCAAGCAACACAGAGTAGGGCCTCACGAAATGGGTGCTGGAATCCCGTCGGTGCCGATGAGGCAGTAAGTAGTGGCGGCTCTCATGTCGGCCTGAAGAAGACACTCGTCTTCTCCATTGGGGAGCCCTTTCAGGCGACCAAAACCAACTGGGTTATGCATGAGTACCACTTACTTGACGGGAATGTGGGTGCCAGCACTTCAGGTAGTTCACGCAAGCGGTCTCACAAGAAGAAAGGCCAACCAGACAAAGTGAGTGCTGCATACATGTTATTGCACCTAACATTTTCTTAAACTCTGCATTTATAGCATTATCATATACGCATGACAAACATGTCCAACATGCATGGATGATCATCACAGGAATGCAGCAATTGGGTGGTGTGTCGGGTGTTCGAGTCGAGCTACGATTCGCAAGTGACCTTCCACGAGGAGGACATGGAGCTTTCATGCTTAGACGAGGTGTTCCTATCCCTGGATGACTATGATGAAGTCAGTTTGCCGAAGAATTAGAACCTTTGCTAGCACAGTTGAGAGAATGGGTTTTGTGCCTACCATGCCATCTGATCATGATGATACTCATAAGAGAAACATCTTTCTTAATGATCAAATGATCTGGTAGGTATTAAACCTAATTCACTCCATCTagaccagagatgtaattattctcCTCCAAGAAGGTGTGTGAAACAAATTTAATATGTTTTGACTACTATGGAATATAAGTGTGTAATGGGCTAATGGCCACTCTTTCAACTAgcaattaatcaagcatttgatggTTTCTCCTAAATAGCAAAGGGCATGTCCTGAATGATCATTGTATGAAGTCAACAGTGAGCGCCATGAGGTGGCTTGTGGGGGTTAGGACTTGGGACTAGTTTTGGAGCGATGCAGGCAATGCTTGTGCATGCCGACTTCTCCTCCAACTCATTGTGTTCCTATGTGTTGTGAACAATGTTATTGTGCCCACAAAGCAAAGGCCAAATGGAGTCAGTCAGATGCTTTTAGATCACAAGGATAAAAAGAAAGAGCATGGTTGGAACTTGTGCAAGCATATTGCTATTGATGTCATCAATGAGATAAGCTCCAAAAGGTAATAATGTATATGTGTGTCCATTCCAGACAGAAAGTGTGCATGTGTGGGGAAGTGGTACCACCATGCACTGGTAAGACTTGC
This window harbors:
- the LOC119359528 gene encoding NAC domain-containing protein 104-like; translation: MGGSTNLPPGFHFFPSDEELVIHFLRRKAALLPCRPDIVPTLPQNRYDPWELNGKALQAGNQWYFFSQATQSRASRNGCWNPVGADEAVSSGGSHVGLKKTLVFSIGEPFQATKTNWVMHEYHLLDGNVGASTSGSSRKRSHKKKGQPDKECSNWVVCRVFESSYDSQVTFHEEDMELSCLDEVFLSLDDYDEVSLPKN